The Xanthocytophaga agilis genome has a window encoding:
- a CDS encoding tetratricopeptide repeat protein, whose amino-acid sequence MQLKPEYTDAYLNRGLIYNILQRYPEALADLTKVIQLKPDYANAYVSRGNVYLKSQRYQEAVEDYTQMIKLKPDDSESYFKRGVALSNLRKYQEALADYTKVTTLKPNFADTYYNIGVIKETLKQDACPDYAKACSLGYKEACNLCKPTSKK is encoded by the coding sequence ATTCAACTCAAGCCTGAGTATACAGATGCGTATTTAAACCGAGGGCTTATATATAACATATTGCAACGATATCCGGAGGCGCTGGCAGATCTGACAAAGGTGATTCAACTTAAGCCAGATTACGCCAATGCCTATGTAAGTCGTGGGAACGTATACCTCAAATCACAACGCTATCAGGAAGCGGTAGAGGACTATACCCAAATGATTAAACTCAAACCTGATGATTCAGAATCGTATTTTAAACGAGGGGTTGCACTCAGTAATCTGCGAAAGTATCAGGAAGCACTTGCAGACTATACCAAAGTGACCACACTCAAACCTAATTTTGCAGACACGTATTATAACATAGGAGTCATTAAAGAAACCCTCAAACAAGATGCCTGTCCAGACTATGCGAAAGCATGCTCTTTGGGCTATAAAGAAGCTTGTAACTTATGCAAGCCCACTTCCAAAAAGTAA
- a CDS encoding NADP-dependent oxidoreductase, whose translation MKSYILKANGGIENLVESSDSIPDLQPDEVLIKTKAIGLNPIDSAVRQYPHMLEMITQPNIPDKVILGWDVAGVIEKVGSQVTAFREGDAVYGLLNMPGLGRTNATYVAASSTHIALKPAQLTFAQAAAVPMAALTAYQAVLQAQITPGERVLVHGASGGVGHFAVQIAKQLGVYVIGTSSAKNKAFVESLGVDEWIDYQARPFEEVVAKVDVVIDTVNSVEHIRRSISVLTTGGRLVYLQPHFESQLEDALAKASVRGYRIFVNSSGENLTKISELIEKGFVRPHVSQEFPFSQLPQAHLALEAGQTPGKIVVGVD comes from the coding sequence ATGAAAAGTTACATTTTGAAAGCAAATGGTGGAATTGAAAACCTGGTTGAAAGTTCGGATAGCATTCCTGACTTACAGCCTGACGAAGTGCTTATCAAAACGAAAGCGATTGGATTAAATCCCATTGATAGTGCAGTGAGGCAGTATCCTCACATGCTGGAGATGATTACCCAGCCCAATATTCCCGATAAAGTAATATTGGGCTGGGACGTGGCCGGGGTAATCGAGAAAGTGGGATCACAGGTTACAGCCTTTCGGGAAGGGGATGCCGTATATGGCTTGCTCAATATGCCCGGTCTGGGACGCACCAATGCAACCTATGTTGCTGCCTCCTCAACGCATATTGCCTTAAAGCCAGCCCAACTCACCTTTGCTCAGGCGGCAGCTGTACCGATGGCTGCGCTTACAGCGTATCAGGCAGTGCTACAGGCACAGATTACACCAGGAGAGCGAGTTTTAGTGCATGGCGCTTCCGGTGGGGTGGGGCATTTTGCTGTCCAGATAGCCAAACAACTGGGAGTCTATGTAATAGGAACCAGTTCGGCAAAAAATAAAGCATTTGTTGAAAGCCTGGGTGTAGATGAATGGATTGACTACCAGGCCAGACCTTTTGAAGAGGTAGTTGCCAAAGTAGATGTCGTGATAGATACCGTCAATTCGGTTGAGCACATCCGCAGGTCTATCAGCGTGCTTACTACAGGAGGGCGTCTGGTTTACCTGCAACCGCATTTTGAAAGCCAACTGGAGGATGCACTGGCAAAAGCCAGCGTACGTGGATACAGGATCTTTGTCAATTCTTCCGGTGAGAACCTGACCAAAATTTCCGAACTAATTGAAAAGGGCTTTGTCAGGCCTCATGTGTCTCAGGAATTTCCATTCAGCCAATTGCCACAGGCTCATCTTGCCCTGGAAGCTGGTCAGACACCTGGAAAAATTGTTGTCGGGGTTGATTAA
- a CDS encoding XylR family transcriptional regulator yields the protein MTPQRYRIAVLLDTSRAYDRDVLKGITHFNKLYDKFTFFFYSPTYIQPADSDKLWTRLQHWHPDGIIARETAGMDQLQSFQVPLIISPHTQTYPDCINLWADNKAIGELAARYFVEKGYKHLGFIGFKEFQWSIERQLAFIQSLQACSLFAETFLFDSQQMSWEDLPSNLGQWAQQLPKPCAVFSATDELNIHLLEAARKVNLSIPDELVLLGVDDDQLLCEMMQPTLSSIDQNAFQAGYQVAEGMLHWLDTNHPPEADFIIPPKTVVVRQSTSSLAIDDPQIRLALSFIGEHAPFKNIRVEDVIAVTHHSRRILEKKFKSQLNTSILDQIRLVRINRIKYLLSESTLTIQQIAYEMDFENPDNITRYFRQATGYSPLEYRKKYQSGNSAPLH from the coding sequence TTGACACCCCAACGTTATCGAATCGCTGTACTGTTAGATACGTCCAGAGCCTACGACAGAGATGTTCTTAAAGGCATCACGCATTTTAATAAACTATACGACAAGTTTACCTTCTTCTTTTATTCACCTACCTATATCCAGCCAGCCGACTCGGATAAGCTGTGGACCCGCTTACAACACTGGCATCCGGATGGAATCATCGCACGGGAAACTGCCGGAATGGATCAGTTGCAATCCTTTCAGGTTCCTCTTATTATATCTCCTCATACCCAAACCTATCCCGATTGTATCAATCTGTGGGCAGACAACAAAGCGATAGGCGAACTCGCAGCCCGATATTTTGTGGAAAAAGGGTATAAACATCTGGGCTTTATAGGATTCAAAGAGTTTCAGTGGTCTATAGAGCGACAACTGGCATTTATACAATCCCTGCAGGCTTGTTCACTATTCGCAGAAACATTCCTGTTTGATAGCCAGCAAATGAGCTGGGAAGACCTGCCATCCAATCTCGGCCAATGGGCGCAGCAACTCCCCAAACCCTGTGCTGTCTTTTCGGCTACAGATGAACTTAACATCCACTTGCTGGAAGCCGCCCGAAAAGTCAATCTGAGCATACCCGACGAACTGGTTCTTCTGGGAGTAGACGATGACCAGTTGCTTTGTGAGATGATGCAACCTACTCTATCCAGCATAGATCAGAATGCGTTTCAGGCTGGATACCAGGTAGCAGAAGGGATGTTACACTGGCTGGATACCAACCACCCCCCGGAAGCAGATTTTATCATTCCTCCCAAGACGGTAGTAGTCCGTCAATCGACCAGTTCGCTGGCTATTGATGACCCTCAGATTCGGTTAGCACTATCATTTATCGGAGAGCATGCTCCTTTTAAAAATATTCGGGTGGAAGATGTAATTGCCGTAACCCACCACTCCCGACGGATTCTGGAAAAGAAATTCAAGTCCCAGCTTAATACATCCATTCTCGATCAGATCCGCCTGGTCCGTATTAACCGGATTAAGTATTTACTCTCTGAGTCAACGCTGACTATTCAGCAGATTGCTTATGAAATGGATTTTGAAAACCCAGACAATATCACCCGCTATTTCAGGCAGGCTACAGGGTATAGTCCTCTGGAGTATAGAAAGAAATACCAGTCTGGTAATTCTGCTCCTTTACACTAG
- a CDS encoding ester cyclase — MKDYQTEGLVRGISPEERNTIHSFYNLFATRDFTLLDQILATDWEDIPLAPGQQAGAAGFKDLVLNFTAMFPDIMITILDIVGAEGKVGVRAQLSFTHTHEFMGMQPSNKKVVIALHEFHYLEKGKIVKTWHLEDWMSMLFQTGSWPVQ; from the coding sequence ATGAAAGACTATCAAACAGAAGGCCTGGTACGAGGTATTAGCCCTGAAGAACGCAATACCATCCATTCCTTCTATAATCTATTTGCAACAAGAGATTTTACGCTGCTGGATCAGATTCTGGCTACTGACTGGGAAGATATTCCATTAGCTCCCGGACAGCAGGCAGGGGCAGCAGGATTTAAAGATCTGGTCCTGAATTTTACAGCTATGTTTCCTGATATCATGATTACCATTCTGGATATTGTGGGTGCAGAAGGGAAAGTGGGAGTAAGAGCCCAACTGTCATTTACCCATACGCATGAATTTATGGGCATGCAGCCATCTAACAAAAAGGTTGTCATTGCGCTGCATGAATTTCATTATCTGGAAAAAGGAAAGATTGTAAAAACATGGCATCTGGAAGACTGGATGAGCATGTTATTTCAAACAGGCTCTTGGCCTGTCCAGTAG
- a CDS encoding ATP-binding protein — protein MKIFYNVTSPVTSHIKPTHYTLARIFILFFHFSLTTFCRSFHSTHTIHKIAQAYKGPVPMKNYPHLQIDQSNCDKEPIHIIGTIQAHGFLLVLDTERKTIAQVSENIHLLTGIAAEQCLNMSYEKLLPKEVLAEISSFGEASAAQEMVASPFPVVIQEKHYIALLHDLKDKLLLELEPTHHHSLTQLTQLNAHQAATFQQLSQKNTINELSLVAAERIQQLFDYDRVMIYQFDEDWHGHVVAEKVKPGVKSYFNHHFPASDIPEQARAMLRKKGIRQIVDVAAESVPLIPYLHPRTGKPTNVSSTELRNPSEIHLEYLQNMEVGATVSIAILVKGNLWGLICGHHQSPCLIDYYQRTTANLITQYYASCILSAKEKDDKELDQTYKQVEKTLIQKMEESLNIKKSLFVKPVTLLDLSSATGAALVLNGKITTLGKCPGQAAIRKLVQWASEQTLPQVYHTQELYKVYPPAFGFKQVASGLLLLELSRHNQEYILYFKPEIKETITWAGNPDKSLQMDSEQRLHPRKSFAKWEQAIEGKSAVWSELEIERIRSLGKTVVSIQLTCQAEKLRDLNTQLEGKNAQMEDFTHIASHNLIAPLNNIQGLLGLYHHQEDFDTAQLVLDKIALVSGHMKQTLQELHQLLKVNQSKELSFELIDLPELIRREMANLSSHIEQTGAQIHPQLAVESLRYPKVYMESILHNFLSNALKYRSPERTPYIKITSWQADGNVLLEIEDNGMGIDLEKYGHKLFGLYKTFHAHADSRGIGLYLVRKQVESLGGSIHVDSQVDVGTRFTVRFPLVGQEDTSRPPESIEGMAREGSH, from the coding sequence ATGAAGATTTTTTACAACGTTACCTCTCCCGTCACTTCCCATATTAAACCTACTCATTACACTCTGGCGCGAATTTTTATCCTTTTCTTTCATTTCTCGCTTACTACGTTTTGTAGGTCATTCCACAGTACACATACTATACACAAAATAGCTCAGGCATATAAGGGGCCTGTTCCGATGAAGAACTATCCACATTTACAAATTGACCAGTCCAATTGTGACAAAGAACCTATTCACATCATTGGCACCATTCAGGCCCATGGATTTTTGCTGGTTCTGGATACCGAGCGTAAGACAATCGCTCAGGTAAGCGAAAATATACATCTGCTTACAGGGATCGCGGCTGAACAGTGTCTGAACATGTCCTATGAGAAGCTATTGCCTAAAGAAGTGCTTGCGGAGATCAGCTCATTCGGTGAAGCTTCGGCAGCACAAGAAATGGTAGCCTCTCCTTTTCCAGTAGTCATACAGGAAAAGCACTACATAGCGTTGCTGCATGATCTGAAAGATAAACTGCTGCTGGAATTAGAGCCTACCCATCATCACTCCCTTACCCAGCTTACCCAACTGAATGCTCACCAGGCAGCTACTTTTCAGCAGCTAAGCCAAAAAAATACGATTAACGAACTCTCCCTGGTAGCCGCCGAGCGAATTCAGCAATTGTTTGATTACGACAGGGTAATGATCTATCAGTTTGACGAGGACTGGCATGGACATGTGGTGGCAGAGAAAGTAAAGCCAGGAGTAAAGTCGTATTTCAATCATCATTTTCCGGCCAGTGATATCCCCGAACAAGCACGCGCCATGCTCAGAAAGAAAGGTATCCGGCAGATTGTAGATGTAGCCGCAGAAAGTGTTCCCCTTATACCCTATTTGCATCCACGTACAGGCAAGCCTACCAATGTCAGCAGTACCGAACTGCGAAACCCTTCTGAAATTCACCTGGAGTACTTACAGAATATGGAGGTAGGAGCCACTGTATCCATTGCGATCCTGGTGAAAGGCAATCTGTGGGGCCTCATATGCGGTCATCACCAATCGCCCTGTCTGATTGACTACTACCAGCGCACTACGGCCAACCTGATTACCCAGTACTATGCCTCCTGCATTCTCTCAGCTAAAGAGAAGGACGATAAGGAACTGGACCAGACCTATAAACAGGTGGAAAAGACACTTATACAGAAGATGGAGGAAAGCCTGAACATTAAGAAAAGTTTATTTGTAAAACCTGTTACTTTACTTGATTTGTCCTCTGCTACAGGAGCAGCCCTGGTGCTGAATGGCAAAATAACGACGCTGGGAAAATGTCCCGGTCAGGCTGCCATCCGAAAGCTGGTTCAGTGGGCGAGTGAGCAGACATTGCCACAGGTGTACCATACACAGGAGTTATATAAAGTGTATCCTCCTGCTTTTGGGTTTAAACAGGTAGCCAGTGGCTTGCTATTGCTGGAGCTATCCAGACACAATCAGGAATATATTCTGTATTTTAAACCAGAGATCAAGGAGACCATCACCTGGGCAGGTAACCCCGATAAGTCGTTACAGATGGATTCAGAACAAAGGCTGCATCCGAGAAAGTCGTTTGCCAAATGGGAACAGGCCATTGAGGGCAAATCGGCTGTCTGGAGTGAACTGGAGATTGAACGGATTCGCTCGCTGGGTAAAACGGTCGTGAGTATTCAGCTTACCTGCCAGGCCGAAAAACTTCGTGACCTCAATACGCAACTGGAGGGTAAGAATGCACAGATGGAAGACTTTACACATATTGCCTCCCATAATCTGATTGCCCCCTTAAACAACATCCAGGGACTGCTCGGGCTGTATCACCACCAGGAAGATTTTGACACGGCTCAACTGGTGCTGGACAAAATTGCTCTGGTTTCTGGTCATATGAAACAAACGCTACAGGAACTGCACCAGTTACTCAAAGTGAATCAGAGTAAAGAACTTTCGTTTGAGCTTATTGACCTGCCAGAACTTATCCGGCGGGAAATGGCAAACCTTTCCAGCCATATAGAACAAACAGGCGCACAGATTCACCCACAGCTTGCAGTTGAGTCTCTACGCTATCCAAAGGTGTATATGGAAAGTATTCTTCATAACTTCCTTTCCAATGCCCTTAAATACCGTTCCCCGGAAAGAACACCCTACATCAAAATTACGTCCTGGCAGGCAGACGGTAATGTGCTGCTTGAGATCGAGGATAATGGTATGGGGATAGACCTGGAAAAATACGGACACAAGCTCTTTGGCCTCTACAAGACGTTTCATGCCCATGCCGACTCACGAGGTATAGGCTTATATCTGGTAAGAAAACAGGTAGAATCGCTGGGAGGAAGCATTCACGTAGACAGTCAAGTAGATGTAGGTACCCGCTTTACCGTTCGCTTTCCACTAGTAGGACAAGAAGATACCAGCCGACCTCCTGAATCAATAGAGGGTATGGCTAGGGAAGGTAGTCACTAA
- a CDS encoding sugar porter family MFS transporter, protein MANSLFVLRVCLVAALGGLLFGYDTAVIAGAIGFLQARFDLSPTMVGWVASSAIWGCVAGVAFAGYLSDQFGRKKALLLTAFLFTISGIATALPNSLSLFILARFVGGLAIGAASMLSPLYIAEIAPPHIRGRLVTLYQLAIVIGINLIYYVNMQIAAMGDQAWNTQTGWRIMLGSETIPAILFGILLFFVPESPRWLIKQGKIGQALDILKAVNGTQQAESIREQIRESLEKKTGTFSDLFAPGLRKALSIGVVLALFSQITGINAIIYFAPEIFKRIGFSADSAFMQTFLIGIINTIFTIVALWLVDWQGRRKLLLWGVAGMTICLGVVGYCFYFSLLSGPWLLIAILAYIACFASSLGPIPWIIISEIFPTQTRGVAMSVATGMVWVGVLLITQFTPILLDSVGGAYLFWIFMGNSIVLFLFTLKNIPETKNLTLEEIEQQWK, encoded by the coding sequence ATGGCTAATTCTCTTTTTGTTCTCAGAGTATGTCTGGTAGCAGCTCTTGGCGGACTGCTCTTCGGATATGATACAGCTGTAATCGCGGGTGCTATCGGTTTTTTACAAGCCCGGTTTGATCTTTCGCCCACCATGGTTGGCTGGGTAGCCAGCAGTGCCATCTGGGGATGTGTGGCGGGTGTAGCTTTCGCAGGCTATCTCAGTGATCAGTTTGGCCGTAAAAAAGCCTTGCTGCTGACAGCGTTTCTATTTACCATTTCAGGGATTGCAACGGCATTACCCAATAGTCTGTCTCTCTTTATTCTGGCTCGCTTTGTGGGTGGACTAGCCATTGGGGCTGCCTCTATGCTTTCCCCACTATACATTGCCGAAATTGCCCCTCCTCATATACGAGGCAGACTGGTAACCTTGTATCAACTTGCCATCGTGATTGGAATTAACCTGATTTACTATGTAAACATGCAGATTGCGGCTATGGGTGATCAGGCATGGAATACACAAACCGGCTGGCGGATCATGCTAGGGTCTGAAACGATTCCGGCCATTCTGTTTGGCATACTCTTGTTCTTTGTTCCGGAAAGTCCACGCTGGCTTATCAAGCAAGGGAAAATCGGACAGGCACTGGACATTCTCAAGGCCGTCAATGGTACACAACAGGCAGAGTCTATCCGTGAACAAATCAGGGAGTCTCTGGAGAAAAAGACAGGCACATTTAGCGACTTGTTTGCACCCGGACTTCGGAAAGCCCTGAGTATCGGTGTTGTGCTGGCCTTGTTTTCTCAGATTACCGGAATCAATGCCATCATCTATTTTGCCCCGGAAATTTTCAAACGCATAGGCTTTTCGGCTGACTCAGCCTTCATGCAAACATTTCTGATTGGCATTATCAATACCATCTTTACCATTGTGGCCCTCTGGCTGGTCGACTGGCAGGGACGTAGAAAACTGCTCCTCTGGGGTGTGGCAGGTATGACAATCTGCCTGGGAGTAGTTGGGTACTGCTTTTACTTCTCTCTTCTTTCAGGTCCCTGGTTGTTGATTGCCATATTGGCCTATATCGCCTGTTTTGCCTCTTCACTCGGACCCATTCCCTGGATTATTATTTCAGAGATTTTCCCTACCCAAACACGGGGCGTGGCGATGTCTGTCGCTACAGGCATGGTATGGGTAGGAGTGCTTCTTATTACACAATTTACTCCTATCCTGCTGGATAGTGTAGGAGGAGCTTATCTGTTCTGGATCTTCATGGGCAATTCTATTGTGCTCTTCTTATTCACATTGAAAAACATTCCTGAAACAAAGAATCTGACACTGGAAGAGATAGAACAACAGTGGAAGTAA
- a CDS encoding PRC-barrel domain-containing protein: protein MNTPTLALGARLSAVKLKDQSGQEIGKVIEWLMDVEEGKVVCVIAEFDQGSYALPWTMMKADLQSGGYVIDTDKVKSYNVQVDRNALGDLVSDKNFLNQLYQTYQLPTYWKDNASTGQGTQANSTAPLTPGQAPNETAKEGEGKGYGG from the coding sequence ATGAACACGCCCACATTAGCATTGGGAGCACGCTTATCCGCTGTAAAACTTAAAGATCAGTCGGGACAAGAAATTGGCAAAGTCATCGAATGGTTGATGGATGTGGAAGAAGGTAAAGTAGTCTGTGTAATAGCAGAGTTCGATCAGGGATCGTATGCCTTACCCTGGACAATGATGAAAGCAGACTTACAGTCAGGCGGTTATGTAATTGACACTGATAAGGTAAAAAGCTACAATGTACAAGTAGACCGAAATGCACTTGGTGACCTGGTGAGCGATAAAAACTTTCTGAATCAGTTATATCAGACGTATCAGCTACCAACGTACTGGAAGGACAATGCCTCTACCGGTCAGGGTACACAGGCTAATTCTACAGCTCCTCTTACACCAGGTCAAGCTCCTAACGAAACGGCAAAGGAAGGAGAAGGTAAAGGCTATGGAGGATAA
- a CDS encoding helix-turn-helix transcriptional regulator — protein sequence MEKVESLEAFYRQKLGFWPSENVHSIGHFNVFGMEDYSGPKPPYPMPYSRKDFFKIALIYGPNTVDYVDQTFHVQHNMLMFANPLVPYRWTPADEKPRGVFCLFTDTFFKGHGSLKEYPLYQPGGTPILDLTDEEVATVRAIFDKMFQEIRSDFSFKYDVLRTLTLELIFTALKLRPALSEVVKTGQSNASERIATLFLELLERQFPIESPLQQIHLKFPGEFAEQLHVHSNHLNKALKEITGKTTSQLISERIATEARALLKHTNWNIAEISWCLGFEDPSNFIKFFKKNTTTTPKHFRE from the coding sequence ATGGAAAAAGTGGAATCGCTGGAAGCCTTCTATCGGCAAAAGTTAGGGTTCTGGCCAAGCGAAAATGTACATAGCATCGGACATTTTAATGTCTTTGGGATGGAAGATTATTCAGGACCCAAACCTCCTTATCCGATGCCATACAGTCGGAAGGATTTTTTTAAGATAGCCCTTATTTATGGACCCAATACAGTAGACTATGTGGATCAGACTTTTCATGTGCAACACAACATGTTGATGTTTGCCAATCCGTTGGTTCCTTACCGATGGACACCTGCTGATGAAAAGCCCAGGGGGGTATTTTGCCTGTTTACAGATACGTTCTTTAAAGGGCATGGAAGCCTGAAGGAATATCCTTTGTATCAGCCCGGTGGTACACCTATTTTAGACCTTACCGATGAAGAAGTTGCTACTGTCAGAGCTATTTTTGATAAGATGTTTCAAGAGATCCGTTCAGACTTTAGCTTTAAATACGATGTGTTACGCACATTAACACTTGAACTTATCTTCACCGCCTTAAAACTAAGACCTGCCCTGTCGGAGGTAGTTAAAACCGGTCAGTCCAACGCATCAGAAAGGATAGCTACTCTCTTTCTGGAATTGCTGGAAAGGCAGTTTCCGATTGAAAGTCCTCTACAGCAGATACATCTTAAGTTTCCGGGAGAATTTGCGGAACAGTTGCATGTACATAGTAATCACTTAAACAAAGCACTCAAGGAGATTACCGGAAAAACCACCAGCCAGCTTATTTCTGAACGGATTGCGACAGAGGCAAGGGCGTTATTAAAGCATACAAACTGGAATATTGCAGAAATTTCCTGGTGTCTGGGATTTGAAGATCCTTCTAACTTTATCAAATTTTTTAAGAAAAATACTACGACTACTCCTAAGCATTTTCGGGAATAG
- a CDS encoding carboxypeptidase-like regulatory domain-containing protein — MKKIYILFGLLMLVSCKPLESRIVGRYWHYADFEFHTKITLHPDHRFVFEGQEGLQFLKTQGSWEVKGHQLILNSDPELFLSRESTVVEQGISATKTFSVRVLDQDAAALPGASIQMTHQGQITGRAGDTSGEGLFPLADYDSLQVSFIGYKELTVKLPDKTINSITVQLALDDLQGSVKFKNEKWQVKSGSLFDPRFKSRKWKNRYKKVD, encoded by the coding sequence ATGAAAAAAATATACATTTTGTTTGGGTTGCTCATGCTTGTGTCCTGTAAACCATTGGAGAGTCGGATTGTAGGAAGATATTGGCACTATGCAGACTTTGAATTTCATACTAAAATTACGCTGCATCCAGACCATCGGTTTGTATTTGAGGGGCAGGAGGGATTACAATTTCTGAAAACTCAAGGAAGCTGGGAAGTAAAAGGGCATCAATTGATTTTAAACTCTGATCCGGAGTTGTTTCTTTCCAGAGAATCTACAGTAGTAGAACAGGGTATCAGTGCAACCAAAACTTTTTCTGTGAGAGTTCTTGACCAGGATGCGGCTGCACTGCCGGGAGCCTCTATTCAGATGACTCATCAGGGACAGATAACAGGCAGGGCTGGCGACACTAGTGGAGAAGGTCTTTTTCCATTGGCTGATTATGATAGTTTACAGGTCAGTTTTATAGGGTATAAAGAGCTGACGGTGAAACTTCCCGATAAGACGATTAACTCCATTACCGTACAATTAGCACTGGATGATCTGCAAGGGTCAGTCAAGTTTAAGAATGAAAAGTGGCAGGTGAAATCTGGGAGCTTATTTGATCCCAGATTCAAAAGCAGAAAGTGGAAGAATAGGTATAAGAAAGTAGACTAA
- a CDS encoding tetratricopeptide repeat protein, producing MLRFCLSLLLLTHVQFCFAQNELTDAGICLKNQKPGVSAQSIKTDTVFEHILAPINKYEELNLFLVECPKIKTCLAYEDEQGIRYILYNKSFLSRTFAGNKVDWNALGILSYEIGRYLSNQPLHKQSAPLEVLRQYEWAADAYVGLLLEKQGATEEQALFYLTKMSHPDCKDEMQSEHACLETRKKSVLEGYTEAKGQIVSTTSQNASVHYVKGAISHLAQHYQNAISHYTQAISLDAGYKGIYNDRGLAYETLHRYEEAIADYTKAINIDPAKAEYYFNRGNTYTQLKRYQESIADFTQAITLKPDYVEAYNNRASLYNELEHPQEAMTDISKAIGIKPDFAEAYVNRGNAYNKLGRYQEALADLTKAIQLKPNIAEAYSNLGRTHFYLQHTQEAIANYTKAIQLKPDYLAAYINRGTIFTQSKRYQEAIPDLTKAIQLDPTMAVVYFTRGMAYYQLRHAQEAIADFTKAIQLKPDYTDAYANRGYLYSELRQYQEAITDYTKVIQLKPDLSEAYFSRGNMYIKFQRYQNA from the coding sequence ATGTTGCGATTTTGTTTATCGCTTTTACTGCTTACCCATGTACAATTCTGTTTTGCACAGAACGAACTTACCGATGCAGGCATATGCCTGAAAAACCAGAAACCCGGAGTCAGTGCACAATCCATCAAAACAGATACCGTTTTCGAACACATCCTGGCTCCCATCAACAAATATGAAGAACTCAATCTTTTCCTGGTAGAATGTCCAAAAATTAAGACCTGTCTGGCCTATGAAGATGAGCAAGGCATTCGCTACATTCTGTACAATAAAAGTTTTCTTTCCAGAACTTTTGCAGGCAATAAAGTAGACTGGAATGCATTAGGTATACTGTCCTATGAAATCGGGCGCTACTTGAGCAATCAGCCACTACATAAACAATCGGCTCCGTTAGAGGTATTGCGACAATATGAATGGGCCGCAGATGCCTATGTTGGTTTACTTTTAGAAAAACAGGGAGCCACAGAGGAACAAGCGCTATTCTATTTAACGAAAATGTCTCATCCGGATTGCAAGGATGAGATGCAGTCTGAACATGCCTGTTTAGAAACAAGAAAAAAATCTGTTCTGGAAGGGTATACCGAAGCAAAGGGACAAATTGTAAGTACCACAAGTCAGAATGCAAGTGTGCACTATGTCAAAGGCGCTATCTCCCATTTGGCGCAACACTATCAAAATGCCATTAGCCACTACACACAGGCTATCAGTCTCGATGCCGGTTATAAAGGTATATATAATGATCGCGGACTTGCCTATGAAACCTTACACCGTTACGAGGAAGCCATTGCCGATTACACCAAGGCCATCAACATAGATCCAGCTAAGGCTGAATACTATTTCAATCGCGGAAATACCTATACCCAATTAAAACGTTATCAGGAATCTATTGCCGACTTCACTCAGGCAATTACACTCAAGCCTGACTATGTGGAAGCCTATAATAACAGAGCAAGCCTGTACAATGAGTTAGAACATCCTCAGGAGGCTATGACAGATATCTCAAAGGCCATCGGGATCAAGCCAGATTTTGCGGAAGCATATGTCAATCGAGGGAATGCCTACAATAAGTTAGGACGCTATCAGGAAGCATTGGCTGATCTGACAAAAGCTATCCAGCTCAAGCCAAACATTGCCGAAGCCTATTCAAACCTCGGACGTACACATTTTTATTTGCAACACACCCAGGAAGCCATTGCAAACTATACCAAAGCCATTCAGCTTAAACCCGATTATCTGGCAGCCTACATCAATCGCGGGACTATATTTACCCAATCGAAACGCTATCAGGAGGCGATACCTGATCTCACAAAAGCGATTCAGCTTGATCCCACTATGGCAGTAGTATACTTCACCAGAGGAATGGCCTATTATCAATTACGCCACGCTCAGGAGGCCATTGCTGATTTTACAAAGGCCATTCAGCTTAAGCCGGATTATACAGATGCCTATGCTAATCGGGGATATCTGTACAGTGAGTTGCGACAATACCAGGAAGCTATTACAGACTATACCAAAGTGATTCAACTTAAACCTGATCTGTCGGAAGCCTACTTTAGTCGGGGAAACATGTACATTAAATTTCAACGTTATCAGAATGCGTAG